The following coding sequences lie in one Patescibacteria group bacterium genomic window:
- a CDS encoding glycosyltransferase, with protein MRILHAPDDTAGQASFLAKQQRLLGYDSTSLRYIDYPTDKSLHLDLRKSNDFVKSARILSAFFNNLNYDVYHLHSNTLIPIVNADIPILKVLNKKVLINLHGTEARLKYMAVRNNPYIKDIMEDIDCKVNRYLWWCSRFFDTACVGDYELYEYAKKYFPKVEIIPRLVDYNNIQPNYPISKSSKLNIVHAPTNRKIKGTGYILKAMENLGSKANLTLIENLNNRDALKEIEQADIYIDQLILGTFGVSSLEAMAFGKPVIAYIREDLVPKYPNLPIINANPDNLEKVLKNILSERDNLAEIGRMGREYVMRYHNIESIVQKYFQVYERL; from the coding sequence ATGAGAATTTTACACGCTCCGGATGATACAGCAGGACAAGCAAGTTTTTTGGCTAAGCAACAGCGACTGTTAGGATATGACTCCACTTCTCTTAGATATATTGACTATCCAACCGATAAATCTTTACATTTGGATCTAAGGAAAAGTAATGACTTTGTTAAATCCGCGAGGATATTAAGCGCTTTTTTTAATAATTTAAATTACGATGTTTATCATTTACATTCCAATACCCTTATTCCCATTGTGAATGCCGATATCCCAATTCTGAAAGTTCTTAATAAAAAGGTTCTGATAAATCTTCACGGAACGGAAGCCCGTTTAAAATACATGGCCGTGAGGAACAATCCCTACATTAAAGATATTATGGAAGATATCGATTGCAAAGTTAACAGGTATCTTTGGTGGTGTTCTAGGTTTTTTGATACTGCATGCGTTGGGGACTATGAGTTATACGAATACGCGAAAAAATATTTCCCAAAAGTAGAAATAATACCAAGGTTGGTAGATTACAATAATATTCAGCCAAACTACCCAATCTCAAAGTCCTCAAAGCTCAATATAGTTCACGCACCCACAAACAGAAAAATTAAGGGGACAGGATATATTTTAAAGGCTATGGAGAATCTTGGGAGTAAAGCTAATCTTACGCTTATTGAAAACCTAAACAATAGAGATGCCTTAAAAGAGATTGAACAGGCAGACATTTATATTGACCAACTTATACTAGGAACTTTTGGTGTTTCTAGTTTAGAAGCTATGGCGTTTGGTAAGCCTGTAATCGCCTATATTAGGGAAGACCTTGTTCCAAAGTACCCTAATCTTCCAATAATAAATGCCAATCCAGATAATCTGGAAAAAGTTCTAAAAAACATTCTGTCCGAAAGAGACAATTTGGCAGAAATTGGAAGAATGGGTAGGGAATATGTTATGCGGTATCACAACATCGAAAGTATTGTTCAGAAATACTTTCAGGTATATGAGCGATTATGA